In one Myxocyprinus asiaticus isolate MX2 ecotype Aquarium Trade chromosome 29, UBuf_Myxa_2, whole genome shotgun sequence genomic region, the following are encoded:
- the LOC127419881 gene encoding gastrula zinc finger protein xLCGF3.1-like isoform X1: protein MNQTCGGPQYFFLRSWLISFDFPMMSSKESLSLKMDVIHAGEQQLLQIPVKMCSVKLLDCRNLKTRGEIKVEEQQSDEDDDDFIPPSELMEVKEENHERNEVEKKLKFQKHHDFTTGEKSLNYSKTKKNFSPEKHKRKAAKNSLTCSQCGKSLTTKQGLNKHMRIHTGERPYTCHHCGKSFASASVFKNHLRCHSGERPFECDKCDKTFALNSVLKQHLTTHTKEKPYKCSFCGKSFARLSYFKEHQKIHTGVGAHMCFECGKTFTATGHLKQHQRIHTGEKPYKCSLCGKSFTQSQHLKKHKRVHTGEKPYHCSSSFRAACNHSEQK from the exons atgaaccagacttgtggaggtccacaatatttttttctgaggtcttggctgatttcttttgattttcccatgatgtcaagcaaagagtcactaagtttgaag ATGGATGTGATccacgctggagaacagcagctgctgcagataccagtgaagatgtgttcagtgaagctgctggactgcaggaatCTGAAGACGAGAGGAGAAATCAAagtagaggaacaacagagtgatgaagatgatgatgattttattcctccttcag agctgatggaagtgaaagaggaaaatcaCGAACGGAATGAAGTGGAGAAGAAACTTAAGtttcagaaacatcatgatttcacAACTGGAGAGAAATCTTTGAATTACTCAAAGACTAAGAAGAATTTCTCACCAGAAAAGCataaaagaaaagcagccaaaaatTCATTAacttgctctcagtgtggaaagagtttgaCTACTAAACAAGGTCTTAATaaacacatgagaattcacacaggagagagaCCTTACACGTGTCATCATTGTGGGAAAAGTTTCGCATCTGCATCCGTTTTCAAGAATCATCTTCGTTGTCACTCTGGAGAAAGACCATTTGAATGTGATAAATGTGATAAAACATTTGCTTTGAATTCAGTCCTAAAACAACATCTGACAACTCACACGAAagagaagccttacaagtgttctttttgtggaaagagttttgcacgcCTTTCCTATTTTAAAGAACATCAGAAAATACATACCGGTGTGGGGgctcatatgtgctttgaatgtgggaagaccTTTACTGCAACCGGACACTTGAAACagcaccaaagaattcatactggagagaaaccgtacAAGTGCTCactctgtggaaagagtttcactcagtcacaacacctgaaaaaacacaagagagtccatactggagagaaaccataccacTGCTCTTCAAGTTTTAGAGCAGCATGTAATCACAGTGAGCAAAAATAA
- the LOC127419881 gene encoding gastrula zinc finger protein XlCGF7.1-like isoform X3, with amino-acid sequence MDVIHAGEQQLLQIPVKMCSVKLLDCRNLKTRGEIKVEEQQSDEDDDDFIPPSELMEVKEENHERNEVEKKLKFQKHHDFTTGEKSLNYSKTKKNFSPEKHKRKAAKNSLTCSQCGKSLTTKQGLNKHMRIHTGERPYTCHHCGKSFASASVFKNHLRCHSGERPFECDKCDKTFALNSVLKQHLTTHTKEKPYKCSFCGKSFARLSYFKEHQKIHTGVGAHMCFECGKTFTATGHLKQHQRIHTGEKPYKCSLCGKSFTQSQHLKKHKRVHTGEKPYHCSSSFRAACNHSEQK; translated from the exons ATGGATGTGATccacgctggagaacagcagctgctgcagataccagtgaagatgtgttcagtgaagctgctggactgcaggaatCTGAAGACGAGAGGAGAAATCAAagtagaggaacaacagagtgatgaagatgatgatgattttattcctccttcag agctgatggaagtgaaagaggaaaatcaCGAACGGAATGAAGTGGAGAAGAAACTTAAGtttcagaaacatcatgatttcacAACTGGAGAGAAATCTTTGAATTACTCAAAGACTAAGAAGAATTTCTCACCAGAAAAGCataaaagaaaagcagccaaaaatTCATTAacttgctctcagtgtggaaagagtttgaCTACTAAACAAGGTCTTAATaaacacatgagaattcacacaggagagagaCCTTACACGTGTCATCATTGTGGGAAAAGTTTCGCATCTGCATCCGTTTTCAAGAATCATCTTCGTTGTCACTCTGGAGAAAGACCATTTGAATGTGATAAATGTGATAAAACATTTGCTTTGAATTCAGTCCTAAAACAACATCTGACAACTCACACGAAagagaagccttacaagtgttctttttgtggaaagagttttgcacgcCTTTCCTATTTTAAAGAACATCAGAAAATACATACCGGTGTGGGGgctcatatgtgctttgaatgtgggaagaccTTTACTGCAACCGGACACTTGAAACagcaccaaagaattcatactggagagaaaccgtacAAGTGCTCactctgtggaaagagtttcactcagtcacaacacctgaaaaaacacaagagagtccatactggagagaaaccataccacTGCTCTTCAAGTTTTAGAGCAGCATGTAATCACAGTGAGCAAAAATAA